The bacterium DNA window CCTTCGATATCTACGGAGATCGCGGCGGCTCCGGCGTCGATCGCGTTCTCCACCAGCTCCTTGACAACGGATGCAGGCCTCTCGACCACCTCTCCGGCGGCGATCTTCTCCACCACGTCCGCCGGCAGCGCGCGTATCAGTCCCACACGACACCTCCTGAGTGCGACCGGCCTATCACGGCGCGGGGCCCATTTCAACGCCATTTGCAGGCCGGCTTTTCACCCTTGAATTGCTCTTTCAAAGACTGCATCATGGCCGGCCAAACCAGATAAAGGAAGCGAAAGATACCGAAGGAGCCGGGCGAGATGCAGCCGATCACACAATACGAGCGTCCGATCACCGAGCGAATGCTTTTGTCCATTCATCCGGCATGGTCCTCGATGGCCCGCCTCGTCCCGGGTTTCTTCGGAGCGCCGAAGGATCAGGCGCCGCATGCCTCGGCCATGCTCTCGTCTCCCAACTGGCTCTGGAGGCTCCTGCTCCCGCGATTCTTCCGAAGGATCAGCATCGATCCGGCCGAAGCCAAGAGGCTCGCCGACGCATCGGCAAACGCCACGGTCATCTACATCGCAAAATACGTGGGCCAGTTGGAGTACGCATACTTCAACCACATCTTCCTTGAGAACGGGGCCCCGCTCGCGCGCTATACCAACGCCACGGCATTGAGACGTTGGATGAAGACGGGCGACCTTGTCCGATCGATAGCGTCGCAGGAAGACCAGATAGGCAAACACGGCCGGATCCTCGACCCGCTCTACGACGGATACCTGCCCCAGATGATCGCGAATGGCGAGAGCGTGCTCATCAGGATACCGCCCGCCGATCTCCTCGACGAGGAGCTCGTGCTCACGGGCCCGCTTCGCGCCCTGCTCGCCATCATCGAGGCGCAGCGCGCGAGCGCCCGGCCGATAATAGTAGTGCCGCTCGACTTCCTGTGGAGCCGCAGGCCGCCGAAGGCCAGGCGCAGCCTCGGCGACATATTCCTCGGCGAACAGGAATCACCCGGCATCGTGCGCAAGTTCTTCCTCTTCTGGAAGAACTACCGCCGCCGCGCGCAGGCCTCCATAGGCGCGCCGATCTCAGTGATCGACTCCATGGCCGCAAACCAGGGCATAAGCGACGAGGAGATGGCCAGGCGCATACGCGACGAGCTCCTCGGCGCGCTGAACGCGCAGAGACGCACGGTGACCGGCCCGCCGCTCAGGCCCAGATCGTGGTTCATCCAGACAGTGCTCTCGGACGACGAATTGGACAGGGAGATCTGCAGGATCGCCGCCGACCGCGGGAGGATCGCCGACGATCTCCGCGACATGGCGCATCGCTACGCGCGCGAGATCGTGGCGGACCTGGACTACACGTACGTGGAGCTGCTGGAGAGGCTCATGGGCCGAATACTCAAGAGGCTCTTCGACGCCTTCGACGTGGACGAGGAGGGCCTGGCAACAGCGAAAGCCGCCCTTGCGAAGGGTCCGGTGATCTTCGTCCCCAACCACCGAAGCCACGTGGACTCCCTCGTGTTCTCATACATACTCTATCACAGGGGCATGACCATGCCCCATATCGCGGCCGGCACCAACCTCTCCTTCTGGCCGCTCGGCCGCATCTTCCGCCGCTGCGGGGCCTATTTCATACGCAGGGCCTTCCGCGACAACCCCCTCTACAGGGCCGTGCTCCAGACATACCTCAAGGTGATGATGAAGGAAGGCATATCCCAGGAGTTCTTCATCGAAGGGGGACGCAGCCGCAGCGGAAAGCTCAAGGCCCCCAAAATGGGGATGCTGGGCATGCTGAAGCGCGCCGCGCGCGAGGCCGGTGTGGAAGGCGCATCCATAGTTCCGGTCTCCATCACCTACGATCGCGTGATCGAGCACAAGAGCTACATGCGCGAGCTCGAAGGGGCGAACAAGGAAAAGGAATCGAGGTTGAAACTCGTCGGACTCACGAAATATCTGGGCAAGGGAAACGCCAGATACGGTTCCATATACGTGCGCTTCGGCTCGCCCATCCCGCTGCTCGGCGATGACAGGGATCCCCGCGCAGTGGAGCGAGACGCGTGGCGCATCTGCCATGAGATCAACCGCAGGGCGGTCGTCACGCCTGCGGCGGTGGCGGCAGCGGCCATACTGCCGATAAGCCGGACCGGTATCACGCTGGCGCAGTTTAAGCTCAACTCACAGGCGATACTGGACTGCCTCGCCGCAAAGGGCGCTGAGATACCCAGGGAGCTGGCGGGTTCGCCGGAGGCGGTCCTTCAGGAGGCCGTCGCCAGGTTGGCGAAGGCGAAAGTCGTCATCATAAAAAACGACGCCCTGGAGCCCTTCATCGCAGTGGAGGAGCAAAAGCGCGTGCCGCTTTCCTTCTTCAGGAACAGCGTCGTTCACTTCCTCATGACGCCCGGCGTGCTCTGCAAGCTCCTGCTCTGGCGGGCGAAGCACGAGGACGCTCCGACCGTGCAGGAGCTCTCGGAGGACATTGCCGCTGCGAAGGTGCTGTTGCACCACGAATTCCGCTTCGCGGCGAGCCGTCGCATCGACGAACACGTGGAGAAGTCCGCGCGCATACTCGAGAAGATGGGGGCGATCGCCCGCTCCGAAGACGGCAGGCTCATCCCGCGCACCTCGGGGCTGTGGATCATGGATCTTCTCTCCGCACAGATAAGGCCGTTCGTCGAGACGCTGTGGGTCGCCACGCGATACGCCGAGGAACGCATGAAGAACCCTCTCGACGAGAGGACGCTCATCGACAACATGCTCACCGCAGGGGGCGACATGTATCAGCTGGGCAGGGTTCGTTTCCGCGAGTCCGTGACAAAGGATGGCTTTGCCAACGCCATCAAGGCGCTCTGCAGCTTCAAGATCATCATGCCCGAGCCTCAGAGAGAGGGCGAGAAGCGCAGATCCTCATACGCGCCCACACAGAATGCAGAGGCCATGAAAAACCTTAAAGCGGAACTTGAAAAGCTCTTCTGAGGGGACAACAACTTAATTATCAACGATTATTTCCGCCTCAATATAGGGCAGTGAGGGTCTGCGCCGTGCGCGGGCTGATAAGGTGCTGATCAGGAGATTTTATCCACAGGCTTATCCATCGGTCATGTGAAAACAGGGGCGGAATCTTCAAGCTCTTCTTTAAGGTCTTCTTCAGACGATGAGTACTCTTCCCTGCCGCGGCCGTCGCCTTCCTGCTCGCCGTGATGATGCTGCGCATCCCCTTGAGAGCCGGCGGCAGTCACGCGCTCATGGGGGGACTTCTCGCCCCCCGGAGAGGCTTGCGAATAGCTGATCGCCGCGAAGAAATACGGAGGGCCGCCCTTGTCCGCCTGCGACATGGCTATGGCGAACGGATCGCTGTTGGCATCCTGCATGGCAGCGCCGCCCGCCGAGAGCATGTTCCCGGCATGGCCGGAGGCACGCCCTGATTGTGACGAAACATCTGTGCGGACGTCGGACGCGCGCCGGCCTCCGCTTCCCTCTTCCGATTTATTGAAACCGGCCGATGCGTCGGAACCCAACTCAGCAGAAGCGAGCAGATACGGCCCGCTGTGCCCTGAGAAGATATCGCGGAGCCACGAGGACAACCGGCTCACCAGGACAGCTATCGGAGGACCGGCCTTCTCCTCGGCCCTCTCGAAGCAGCGCCCCACCGACGAGACCGCGCTCTCAACCGCGCGCCGCACTGAGCCTCGCAGAACGCTATCGTCCGCCGCAGGCCTGAGCCCAAGCTCGGACTTCAATTCCGAAACCGCGCGCCTTGCCAGCTCCCCGATCTCGGAACCAGCGGCCTCGAGAATGGAGACGACGGGCGGCAGATCTTTCTGCGCGAGAGGGAGTATTATCCCGCTGTCGCTTATTCCGTGCGAAGGCTCGGCAGACTGTTCTGCTACGGCCGAAGCCGCCTTGGTTTCCTGTTTTTCACTTGTCGCTTCCTGCGCAGAAGCGGGGACTTCAACTTCGTCGGCCGCAAGCAGAACCGGCTCCTCCGCGCGAGGCTCGGGATCGTCGAGGGATATCAGCGGTTCGCTCGGAGGCGCGGGTTCGCCGGCCTCCTCGGAGAAGACATCCTCGGACGAATCGGAAAAAATCTTCGCGGAATTTTGCAGCGCCGCCGCATCGTCCTGATCGAGCCAGGGATCGTCGTACGAATACAGATCCTCTTCAGGGAAATCGGAGCAGCTGTGCGAATACGGGTCGCAGGACTCGGCCGGATCCGCCTCGATCTCTTCCTCGCAGAGGATGACGAGTTCACCGTCCTGATCGATGGAGGCGACGATATCACCGCCATCATCGTAGATATCTACCGTGCCGTCCTGATTGGTGACCGGATAGAGGGGACCGTACTGTTCTTCGAGACTCGGAAGGAGCAGGGCCACGATCTCTTCGGCAAGCGCAAGGCTGCCGGAGACAGGGACGCTTGAAGCCTGTATTTTCAACTGGTTGTCGGACATCCATATTTATTATCGGCTCGAATCGGACCAAAGTTGCGCGGCCTTTTGATTTTTTTAAGTCATTGATATCATGCATGTTTATTGCTCATTTTATATCGATTTTTAAAAATCGACCCCTGGGCCGGCCGTGTTGACAAATGCGGC harbors:
- a CDS encoding 1-acyl-sn-glycerol-3-phosphate acyltransferase — protein: MQPITQYERPITERMLLSIHPAWSSMARLVPGFFGAPKDQAPHASAMLSSPNWLWRLLLPRFFRRISIDPAEAKRLADASANATVIYIAKYVGQLEYAYFNHIFLENGAPLARYTNATALRRWMKTGDLVRSIASQEDQIGKHGRILDPLYDGYLPQMIANGESVLIRIPPADLLDEELVLTGPLRALLAIIEAQRASARPIIVVPLDFLWSRRPPKARRSLGDIFLGEQESPGIVRKFFLFWKNYRRRAQASIGAPISVIDSMAANQGISDEEMARRIRDELLGALNAQRRTVTGPPLRPRSWFIQTVLSDDELDREICRIAADRGRIADDLRDMAHRYAREIVADLDYTYVELLERLMGRILKRLFDAFDVDEEGLATAKAALAKGPVIFVPNHRSHVDSLVFSYILYHRGMTMPHIAAGTNLSFWPLGRIFRRCGAYFIRRAFRDNPLYRAVLQTYLKVMMKEGISQEFFIEGGRSRSGKLKAPKMGMLGMLKRAAREAGVEGASIVPVSITYDRVIEHKSYMRELEGANKEKESRLKLVGLTKYLGKGNARYGSIYVRFGSPIPLLGDDRDPRAVERDAWRICHEINRRAVVTPAAVAAAAILPISRTGITLAQFKLNSQAILDCLAAKGAEIPRELAGSPEAVLQEAVARLAKAKVVIIKNDALEPFIAVEEQKRVPLSFFRNSVVHFLMTPGVLCKLLLWRAKHEDAPTVQELSEDIAAAKVLLHHEFRFAASRRIDEHVEKSARILEKMGAIARSEDGRLIPRTSGLWIMDLLSAQIRPFVETLWVATRYAEERMKNPLDERTLIDNMLTAGGDMYQLGRVRFRESVTKDGFANAIKALCSFKIIMPEPQREGEKRRSSYAPTQNAEAMKNLKAELEKLF